DNA from Amorphoplanes friuliensis DSM 7358:
TCCAGGTTCTTCCTGGCGCGCCGCAGGCCGCTACGTCGTCTGGCCTTTACCGGATCGAGGAGCCAACCCGCGAGGGGAGGCGCGGCCAACATCGTCTCGGTCTCGGCCAGCTGCCGCCGATTTACAGCGAGCGCGGCGCTGATTTTGCGGTATGCGGCCAGACGTGGCGCGATGAAGATGCGAGACCGGGGATCCAGCACGAGTCGAGACTAGGCAGCTGTGTGTGAGCGGAGGAGGGCTGACAGCCATGAGCCAAATCGGGCATCCGTACTCGTAAAGTCGGTTGAGGGGGTTGGCGGGGGCTGGTACGGTCCGCGGCGATGAATACTTTCTCCCTGAGATTGGGGGTTCCGTCCGACAAGTGTGAGTGCTGATGCGCTCTGCTTCGGACGGGGAATCCCGGCTTCTGTTCTGGCGGCGCGTGCGGGAGTTCGCCGTGCCGCCCTCGATGATCGAGTCAGTCACTGCCCGGCGCCGGGTGGGGGACTGGGCGGCTGCTTGTGCCGCTGCGCGCGTTGATGTTGATCTGAGTTTGCGGGCCGTGGCTCGCGTCCACGGTGGGGAGATCGCCGCGCTCGTGCGGGCCGATCTTCGTCATCTCGCTCCGGATCTGTTGCGGTGGCATCTGCCCCGCATCGCCCCCGACGGCCTGCTGCGGCCGGGACTCACGATCTCTCTTTCCCGGTACGCCGGCAGCAAAGTCCAGCTGGTCGCGCGGACGCCACCGGGCTGGGCCGACGGCGGCCAGCGGTTCAGCCTCGCGGTGTGGGACGGCGCCGGCGCCGAACCGCATCCTGACCGGCGGTTCCGGCTCGACCTGCACCGCCACCTGTGGGATGCCCGGCGGAGCCCGGAGTTGCGGGACCGGTCCGCGGGTTGCTGGCCGGCCGAGGCCAGGATCCTGCTGGGTGGCGACGGCGTTTTTGTCGTTCGTGCCGGTGCCCGGCGCCGGGTGACGCTCGAGCTGTCTGCCGGCGGGATCAGGCGTGTTCCGGACTCGGCCGCGCGGGTACCGATGCTGCCCGACGCTGCGACCTGGGTCGCCCCGGACCGGGCGTTGCTCCGGGCCGGACTGATGAGCCCGGACCTGCTGCATCCCCTGGTTGCCGCGGCCCTGGCGCCGGATCACGTCCGCAAGCCGGCGGCGGCTGGGACAAGCGGGCCGCGTCCGGTGCGGTGTCGTGGCGCCGAGCACCGGATCGGCCTGGTCGGCGGTGTGCTCGCACCGCTGGACCACAGCGCCGACGAGATTCGCCGCGAGGAGCTGCTCGTGGCGTTGAGCGGCACACCCCTGCCCTGCCTCCAGGCGATCGACGCCGCTCACCGCAGCCCGGAGTCGCTGGTCGACGTCCGTGCGCGGCTCGATCACGGCGACGCGGCGGGTGCGCTGGCCGTCGTCGAGGACCTGCTGGGGCCCGATGCGTTGCTGCGCAGCGGGGCTCTGCACGACGAGTTGGAAACCGCGGCGCAGCGACGGGTCGCGTACGGGCTGTTCCGCTCCGGGCTCGCCGGAGTCGGACTGAAAACGCCCGCCCGGGCCCGCCGTCCCCGCAACATGCGATCCCATCCCCGCCACACGATGGCCCGATGACGACCAAAGGTGATCATTTGATGCTGACCTCCGCCCGGCTCGACGTTGCGAACGACCTGCTCGGCCTCCTGCGTGACTCCGGCACCGAACCCCGTCCCGACACGCAGCTGGAGGCGCTGACGCTGGCGGTTGCGGCCGACCTGCCCGTACTGCTGTGGGGTGAGCCGGGAATCGGCAAGACCGCGGCGCTCGGGCAGCTGGCCGAGGCTCTTGATCTGCCGCTGACCACGGTCATCGCGAGTGTGCACGAGCCGTCGGACTTCTCCGGGCTGCCGGTGATCGGCGACGACCCGGCGGTCCAGGGTGTGCCCATGGCCCCGCCCGACTGGGCCGTACGCCTGGTCCGGGCCGGTCGTGGCCTGCTCTTCCTCGACGAGCTCTCCACCGCGCCGCCCGCGGTCCAGGCCGCGCTGCTGCGGGTGGTGCTCGAGCGCCGGATCGGCACGCTGCGCCTGCCGCCGGGGGTCCGGATCGTGGCCGCCGCGAACCCGCGGTCGTCGGCGGCCGACGGCTGGGAGCTGAGCCCGCCACTGGCCAACCGGTTCGTCCATTTGCAGTGGGTGCACGACCACGATGTGGTGGTCCGCGGTCTCGGCGGCACCTGGCCCCGGGCGTCGCTGCCCCGGCTCGATCCGGCCCTGCTGCCGGACGCGGTCGCGTACGCCCGGCGCGCGGTGTGCGGATTCCTCGCCGCCCGTCCCGCGCTGGTGCATCAGCTGCCGACGAGCGAGACCCGTCGTGGCGGGCCCTGGCCGTCACCCCGGAGCTGGGAGATGGCGTTGTTCCTGGTCGCGTTTGCGACCGCGGCCGGCACCTCCCGGGAAGTGCTGTCCCTGCTGGTCCGGGCCACGGTCGGTGACGGGCCGGGGCTGGAGTTGCTGGCCGCGCTGGACCGCATGGACCTGCCCGATCCCGAGACCCTCCTCGCCGATCCCGGGAACGCGGTGCTGCCCGAACGCGGTGACCTGCGCCAGGCCGTGCTCGACGGGGTGGTCGAGGCGGTCCGGAAGCGCCCCGAGCGCTCCCGGTGGGAGGCGGCGTGGGTGGTGCTGGTCAAGGCGATGGAGACCGGCGCACCGGACCTGGTCGTCGTGCCGGCCGGTGACCTCGCCGCACTGAGGCGCGAAGACTGGGACGTCCCCGCCGCGATCGACCGGCTCACCGGCGCGATCTCGGTGTCCCGCCGCGCGGACCGGGAGGGCGTGCGCGCCGCATGACCACACTGGACAGCGAGAAGCTGTTCGCCGCCCGGCTGCACGCCGCCCGCGTCCGGCCCTACCTCGCCACCGCGCTGTTCGCCCTGCACCCGGTCGAGTCCCGGACCGTGCCGACGATGGCCGTCGACCGCCACTGGCGGTGTTACATCTCGCCGGGGTTCGTCGACCGGACCCCGCTGGACGAACTGGCCGGGGTGTGGGTCCACGAGGTGTCGCACCTGCTGCGCGACCATCACGGCCGCGGCGACCGGTACGCCCTGGCCCACGGTCTCAGCGGGCCCGGCGAGCGGCTGCGCATGAACATCGCCGCCGACTTCGAGATCAACGACGACGCGTACGGGGACGGTCTGACCCAGCCGGCCGGGGTGGTCCTGCCGAGCCTGGTGCGGCTGCCCGAAGGGCAGTTGATGGAGGAATATCTGCACGAGTTCCGGCTGGGGCCGCACACGCAGAACCTGGTCTGGCTCGACTGCGGCAGCGGTGCCGATGGCCTGGAACGCGAATGGGACCTCGGCCCGGGTGACGCCCACGGGCTCACCGACCAGGAGCAGGACGCGGTGCGGTTCCGCGTCGCGAACGGCATCAACGGGCGGCCCGGTCGTGCCTCCAGGAACTGGCAACGATGGGCGGAGGACGTCGTCCACCCGCCGCAGGCCTGGCGTGACCTGCTCGGGGCCGCGATCCGGTCGGCGGTCTCGGGCGGCGGCGCCGGGGAGGACTACACCTACAGCCGCCCGGCGCGCCGGGCGGCGAGCCTGCCCAAGGTGGTCCTGCCGAGCCTGCGGCGCAAGCCCCCGCGGGTGTCCGTCGTCATCGACACGTCCGGCTCGGTCAGCGACGCCGAGCTGGGCAGCGCCCTCCTCGAGGTCGCCGCGATCGCCCGCGCGGTGGGCGGCCGGCGCGACCTGGTCACCGTCCTGTCGTGCGACGCGGCCGCCCGGGTCGTCCACCCGCTGTGCCGCGCCGAGGGCATTCCGCTGGTGGGCGGAGGTGGCACCGACCTGCGGACGGGTTTCACCAAGGCCCTGCGCACCAACCCGCGCCCGGACGTCATCGTGGCACTGACCGACGGCCACACCCCCTGGCCGGCATCGAGACCCTCGTGCCGGACGGTGATCGGCCTCTTCGCCCGCGACACCGGCCACAGCTCGTGGAGCGAGGACGACCCCGACTACGTCCCGAAGCACCCACCCGACTGGGCCCGCGTGGTCAGCATCGGCTAGCGGCATCGTCGACGGAAAGTGACTAGAGGTCGTCCCAGGGGCCGTGGCGGGGCTGCTCCTGGCGTGAGCGTACGGGCTCTGGCCGATCCTCCTCCCGCAACAGGATCGGCCAGAGCTCCGACAGTGTCACCGGCTCGGCCGGGATCTCGTCCGCGTCGGCGTCCGGGCGGTGCGGGTCCGACCACAGCGCCTGCACGCGGGGTGGTGGTGTCCAGGTCAGCTCGGGTGCGTGGTGGGTGGGCAGGGCCACGACACGTTCGCGGTTCGGGGGTGTCCAGACCGGTGGTGAGCCCCACCAGATGATGCGTTCCGCGTACCGGATCGGGGCCGAGACCGGGAGGGACGGCTGCGAGGGCTCGTCGGGGAGGGCGTCCGGCGGGCGGACGGCCGCGCCGGTCGCCGGGGCCGTGGCGAGCAGGACGGCCGCGCCGATGGTGACAACGCCGGCGCCGATGGCGACCAGGCCCCAGCCGGGGCGGACGCTGTCACCGAGCAGCAGCAGCGCGACGGCCGAGGGGGCGGTGACCTCGGCGATCCAGTGGACCGCGGTGACCTGGCCGACCTGGCCGCGTTGCAGGGCGTTGGCGTAGAGCAGCATGCCGTTCGCGGCGAAGATCAGCACCGCCCAGGTGAGCGGCTCGGAGACGATCGCCAGGGCCAGCGCGCCGGGATGTCCCATCGCCTGCTCGGGCAGGTGCAACGCCCGGCCGGACAGGGCCGCACCGCCGAGGCAGAGCCCGCCCATCGCGGCCACCAGACCCGGAGGACAGGTACGCGCCGCGCTCCGCCCGAGGAGCGTCAGCAGCACCGCAGCCGTGCAGAGCCCCCAGCGCAGCCCGGCCGAGGCGGGTGTTCCCTCCTGCGGCCCGGCCGACAGGGCCAGGACGGTCAGGGCGCTGATCGACACGATCACACAGGCGACGTCGCGTTTGCGCAGCTTGGACTTGAGGACGAAGCGGGCCGCCAGGACGGTGATGGCCAGGGAGCCCGCGAGGATCGACTCGACGAGATAAACCGCGAGCTCGCGGAGGGCGACCATCGAGCCGGCCCAGGCGAGCACGTCGAGCGCGATGCCGGTCAGGTAGAGCGGATGACTGAGCGTGCGGGCCAGGCTGGTGCTGCGTTTGGCGGCGACTGCCTGCAGGATCGACGCTCCGGCATAACCGAAGGCCCCGAACACGGTGATCGCCAGCGCGATCCAGCCTGCGGCGGTCACCGGAACTCACCAGCCGCCGCGACGCTGTGTATATCGAGTCATCACAATCTGATGATAGGTGTGCCGACCGCCTCCGCGCGAGGCCTTGCGACCTGCGGATTCACTTCCCGATGCGGAGAACGGAGATCGTGTTGTCGTCGCCGTTGGACACATAAGCCAGCGTCCCGTCCGGTGACACCGCGACCGAACGCGGACTGCCACCCACTCTCACCGTCGCGGTCACCGCTCCGGTCCGTCCATTCAGTACGGACACAGAACCGCCGCCCTCGTTCACCACGTACGCGTGTGCGCCGTCGGTCGCGAACGCCACGCTCTGTGGTTTGCTGCCGACCTTGAACGGCCCGCTGCGCCGCATCGTCACCAGGTCGATCAGGTTCGCCGCGTCCGCCTCGTACCCGGCGACCAGCACTGTTCTCCCGTTCGGTGACACGGCGACACTGTGCGGAGCCTTGCTGACACCGATGGACCGCAGCACCTTGCCGGAACCCATGTCGATGATCGAGACGGCGTTCGACTCGTGGTTGGGGGTCACCGCGCGCATGAGGTTCGCCGAGAAGGCCACCGCGTGCGGGTTCGGTTTCACCGCGATCCGCCCGTCGGGATGCTGGTCCTTCGCCGCGAAGACCTCGATCCGGCCGCTGCTGTGGATCGGCACCCAGAGCCGGTCGTCGGGGCCGACCGCCAGCGTGAACGGCTGGTCCCCGGTGATCAGGTAGCGGACGACCTTGCGCTGGGCGGCGTCGACGACGGCAACACCGCTGCCGGTCTTCTTGTCGTTCTCATACATCGACACGAAGACGAGCCGGCCGTCCCGCGACGTGGTCACGAACCGCGGGGTGTTGCGCAGCTTGATCGAGGTGACGCGTCTGGAGACGGCGTCCACCACGGACAGAACCCGTTCGCCCTGGTTGGCGACGTAGATCGTCCGGCCGTTCGGGGAGACCGCGACACCCTCGGGCTCCTTGCCGACCCGGATCGTGCCGGTCACCGCGGGCTTGGCGACGCTGACCACGCTGCGCGCGAGCGGGATGCGCGGGACGGTCGTGCCCTTGGGTGCCGCGACAGACGGGCCCGCCAGGGTGCGCGGAGTGGCGCCGGTCGTGGACGGTGCCGAGGTGCCGTCGAGGGCGGCCACCTGCTGCCGGGCGGCCTGCTCGTTCCTGTTCATCGCCACGGCCACACCACCGCCGCCCAGCACCACACCGGCGGTCAGCGCGGCGAGCAGCACGGTTGCGCCCGAGCGGCGGCGCGGAGGCGGCGCCGAGAGGACCGTCATGCGCGACATGGCGAAGTCGTTCGCGCCGTCGGCCGACGGCAGGCGCGCCTCGATCTCGGCGCGGGACGAGGGCGGGGGTGCGGTGGCCAGGCCGGTCACGCGTACCTCGGCCCAGCCTGTCGGGCCGCGGACCGTGACGGAACCGTCGAGCCAGTCCGACTCGGGCTCCCACACGATGTGCAGCCGGCGTCCGTCCATCCGCGCGCGCAGGCCCGGACCGGCGACGGTCAC
Protein-coding regions in this window:
- a CDS encoding AAA family ATPase — translated: MTTKGDHLMLTSARLDVANDLLGLLRDSGTEPRPDTQLEALTLAVAADLPVLLWGEPGIGKTAALGQLAEALDLPLTTVIASVHEPSDFSGLPVIGDDPAVQGVPMAPPDWAVRLVRAGRGLLFLDELSTAPPAVQAALLRVVLERRIGTLRLPPGVRIVAAANPRSSAADGWELSPPLANRFVHLQWVHDHDVVVRGLGGTWPRASLPRLDPALLPDAVAYARRAVCGFLAARPALVHQLPTSETRRGGPWPSPRSWEMALFLVAFATAAGTSREVLSLLVRATVGDGPGLELLAALDRMDLPDPETLLADPGNAVLPERGDLRQAVLDGVVEAVRKRPERSRWEAAWVVLVKAMETGAPDLVVVPAGDLAALRREDWDVPAAIDRLTGAISVSRRADREGVRAA
- a CDS encoding YncE family protein, which codes for MSNRGLPPQVLAMIDSSVRAARLRGVDEAELLANSTDLAMAAAAWRVLRSLTDEDSRSVAAAATAALERSAVRFNPDRVDFGTVVRGTPELAAEVLIEGAPLAIATSTVTVAGPGLRARMDGRRLHIVWEPESDWLDGSVTVRGPTGWAEVRVTGLATAPPPSSRAEIEARLPSADGANDFAMSRMTVLSAPPPRRRSGATVLLAALTAGVVLGGGGVAVAMNRNEQAARQQVAALDGTSAPSTTGATPRTLAGPSVAAPKGTTVPRIPLARSVVSVAKPAVTGTIRVGKEPEGVAVSPNGRTIYVANQGERVLSVVDAVSRRVTSIKLRNTPRFVTTSRDGRLVFVSMYENDKKTGSGVAVVDAAQRKVVRYLITGDQPFTLAVGPDDRLWVPIHSSGRIEVFAAKDQHPDGRIAVKPNPHAVAFSANLMRAVTPNHESNAVSIIDMGSGKVLRSIGVSKAPHSVAVSPNGRTVLVAGYEADAANLIDLVTMRRSGPFKVGSKPQSVAFATDGAHAYVVNEGGGSVSVLNGRTGAVTATVRVGGSPRSVAVSPDGTLAYVSNGDDNTISVLRIGK
- a CDS encoding vWA domain-containing protein; translation: MTTLDSEKLFAARLHAARVRPYLATALFALHPVESRTVPTMAVDRHWRCYISPGFVDRTPLDELAGVWVHEVSHLLRDHHGRGDRYALAHGLSGPGERLRMNIAADFEINDDAYGDGLTQPAGVVLPSLVRLPEGQLMEEYLHEFRLGPHTQNLVWLDCGSGADGLEREWDLGPGDAHGLTDQEQDAVRFRVANGINGRPGRASRNWQRWAEDVVHPPQAWRDLLGAAIRSAVSGGGAGEDYTYSRPARRAASLPKVVLPSLRRKPPRVSVVIDTSGSVSDAELGSALLEVAAIARAVGGRRDLVTVLSCDAAARVVHPLCRAEGIPLVGGGGTDLRTGFTKALRTNPRPDVIVALTDGHTPWPASRPSCRTVIGLFARDTGHSSWSEDDPDYVPKHPPDWARVVSIG